In Synechococcus sp. Nb3U1, one DNA window encodes the following:
- a CDS encoding Light dependent period protein LdpA domain-containing protein — MTLPNASLQQGTWFKLICGASFHHLPSVRELAFLYTLAGVDCIDLAADPAIVRAAQQGIQWAQAEDLQAGSPWLMVSVNDGEDVHFRKAVLTDPVCPADCPQPCVAVCPPHALAPFATSGTVHIQAELCYGCGRCEPICPHRRIATPNHQVPLPQVLPSLIGLGIQAVEIHTQIGRQAQFGQLWGSLRPWLPHLEALSISFNDGPGLEAYLQDLLALMDPLPKVLIWQVDGRPMSGDIGSGSGTSKATLKLAQKVLNMGLPGYVQLAGGTNAQTVPLLDPRWPVAGLAFGSYARQLVASYLEKGLAAGIPLAKQLVAQVKHRPVAVAPGLKQTSFSYV; from the coding sequence GTGACCTTGCCAAACGCCTCGCTGCAACAGGGTACCTGGTTCAAACTGATCTGTGGTGCAAGTTTCCATCACTTGCCCTCGGTTCGGGAGCTAGCCTTCCTCTACACGCTGGCCGGAGTGGATTGCATTGACTTAGCGGCGGATCCAGCGATTGTGCGGGCCGCTCAACAGGGGATCCAGTGGGCCCAAGCGGAGGATCTGCAAGCGGGATCCCCTTGGCTGATGGTCAGTGTTAACGATGGCGAGGATGTGCATTTTCGCAAGGCGGTATTGACGGATCCGGTTTGTCCTGCCGATTGTCCGCAGCCCTGTGTAGCGGTTTGTCCTCCCCACGCCTTGGCTCCGTTCGCAACTTCCGGAACCGTTCATATTCAAGCGGAGCTGTGCTACGGCTGCGGGCGCTGTGAACCCATCTGCCCCCACCGGCGCATTGCCACCCCCAACCATCAAGTGCCTTTGCCACAGGTATTGCCGTCGCTCATCGGCCTGGGCATTCAAGCGGTAGAAATTCATACCCAAATTGGTCGACAGGCGCAATTCGGGCAACTGTGGGGATCCCTGCGGCCCTGGCTGCCTCACTTGGAGGCTCTATCCATCAGCTTTAACGATGGCCCTGGATTGGAAGCTTATCTACAGGATTTGCTAGCCCTGATGGATCCCTTACCCAAGGTGTTGATCTGGCAGGTAGATGGCCGGCCCATGAGCGGGGATATTGGGTCTGGCTCGGGCACCAGCAAAGCCACCCTGAAGCTGGCTCAGAAGGTGCTGAACATGGGTTTGCCCGGTTATGTGCAGTTAGCGGGGGGAACCAATGCCCAAACGGTACCCTTGTTGGATCCCCGCTGGCCAGTGGCGGGATTGGCCTTTGGCAGTTACGCACGGCAGTTGGTGGCCTCCTACTTGGAAAAGGGATTGGCTGCTGGGATCCCGTTGGCCAAACAGTTGGTGGCTCAAGTCAAGCATCGACCGGTGGCAGTTGCCCCTGGACTTAAACAAACCTCTTTTTCCTACGTTTGA
- a CDS encoding R3H domain-containing nucleic acid-binding protein has translation MNFPVESSTLNPLVDPDRTDFPGQAHYTDDLSKLLDILPAPIRERLEHHPQLDRLVEVVLDLGRRPEARFPGSADYLSEEVVTRADLDQVISRVGEFSGDNRAGIASTLHRISAIRNRQGTIIGLTCRVGRCIIGVISMIRDLVEQGRSMLLLGRPGVGKTTALREIARVLADDLHKRVVIIDTSNEIAGDGDVPHPGIGRARRMQVATPELQHKVMIEAVENHMPEVVVIDEIGTELEALASRTIAERGVQLVATAHGNRIDNLMKNPTLSDLVGGIQSVTLGDDEARRRGSQKSVLERKAPPTFDIAVEMLERARWVVHEDVAATVDRLLRNREPLIQTRSLDEKGQVVIERPVMSGPQWPPTSSSSTMSPARERGGWRRSGRMEALPLEPLEGRLRQRDPRETNLVEAGSGSGLGLGFRSSLGLDEEESLDFEGSEDNPRDSDGPLMIYPYGVSRFHLEQVIQTLKLQAEVTKDLDGADIVLALRSHVRNRSKIQQLAHSRQIPIHTVKANTLIALTRALRHILNIETEDGSDSELELFIQASAGDETEALEEARLAVEQIVIPKSQPVELLPRSALIRKLQHQLVEHYHLRAQSFGEEPNRRLRIYPK, from the coding sequence ATGAATTTCCCTGTAGAGTCCTCGACCTTGAACCCGCTGGTGGATCCCGACCGTACCGATTTTCCCGGCCAAGCCCACTACACCGACGACCTGAGCAAGCTCCTGGACATTTTGCCTGCCCCGATTCGGGAACGACTGGAGCACCATCCGCAGTTGGATCGCCTGGTGGAGGTGGTGCTGGATTTGGGCCGACGTCCAGAGGCCCGTTTTCCTGGATCCGCCGATTACCTCTCAGAAGAGGTGGTCACCCGGGCCGACTTGGATCAGGTGATTAGCCGGGTGGGGGAGTTTAGCGGCGACAACCGGGCTGGCATTGCCTCCACGCTGCATCGGATTAGTGCCATTCGCAACCGCCAAGGGACGATCATCGGCCTTACCTGTCGGGTGGGTCGCTGCATCATCGGCGTGATCAGCATGATCCGCGACTTGGTGGAGCAGGGCCGTTCGATGCTGTTACTGGGCCGACCGGGGGTGGGCAAAACTACTGCCCTACGGGAGATTGCGCGGGTGCTAGCGGACGATCTGCACAAGCGGGTAGTGATCATCGATACCTCTAATGAGATCGCTGGCGATGGGGATGTGCCCCATCCGGGCATTGGCCGGGCCAGACGGATGCAGGTGGCCACCCCCGAACTGCAACACAAAGTGATGATCGAGGCGGTGGAAAACCACATGCCAGAGGTGGTGGTGATCGACGAAATTGGCACGGAACTGGAAGCCTTGGCCTCCCGTACCATTGCCGAACGGGGGGTGCAACTGGTGGCTACCGCCCATGGCAACCGCATCGATAACCTGATGAAAAATCCCACCCTCTCGGATTTGGTGGGGGGGATCCAATCTGTAACCTTGGGAGATGATGAGGCGCGGCGACGGGGCAGCCAGAAGAGCGTCTTAGAGCGCAAAGCCCCTCCCACCTTTGATATTGCCGTGGAAATGCTAGAGCGAGCCCGCTGGGTGGTACACGAAGATGTGGCCGCCACGGTGGATCGCCTCTTGCGCAATCGAGAACCCTTGATTCAAACCCGTAGCCTAGATGAGAAGGGGCAGGTGGTGATCGAGCGTCCGGTCATGTCTGGCCCACAATGGCCGCCCACTAGCAGCAGCAGCACAATGTCTCCGGCGCGAGAACGGGGGGGATGGCGACGTTCTGGACGGATGGAAGCATTACCCCTAGAGCCCCTGGAAGGTCGCTTGCGGCAGCGGGATCCTCGGGAAACCAACTTGGTGGAAGCGGGATCGGGATCGGGATTGGGATTGGGGTTCCGTTCTAGCCTTGGTTTAGATGAAGAAGAGAGCTTGGACTTTGAGGGATCCGAAGACAACCCACGGGATAGTGATGGGCCTTTGATGATTTACCCCTACGGGGTGAGCCGCTTTCATCTGGAGCAGGTGATCCAAACCCTGAAGTTGCAGGCGGAGGTCACCAAGGATTTGGATGGGGCAGATATTGTCTTGGCCTTGCGATCCCATGTGCGCAATCGCTCCAAGATCCAACAATTGGCCCACTCTCGCCAGATCCCGATTCATACCGTCAAAGCCAATACCCTAATCGCCCTGACCCGCGCCCTGCGCCACATCCTCAACATTGAAACGGAAGACGGATCCGACTCGGAACTGGAGTTGTTTATCCAGGCCAGCGCTGGCGATGAAACCGAAGCCCTAGAAGAAGCTCGCCTAGCGGTAGAGCAGATCGTGATCCCCAAGTCACAGCCGGTGGAATTGTTGCCCCGCTCCGCCCTGATCCGCAAGTTGCAGCACCAGTTGGTGGAGCATTACCATTTGCGCGCCCAGAGCTTTGGCGAAGAACCCAACCGCCGCTTGCGGATTTATCCCAAGTGA
- a CDS encoding NAD(P)H-quinone oxidoreductase subunit N — protein sequence MLLVGSGEKFVRQLEQSGALAIFVTPEGGSEGHYLRRLRGAGYQVVTLSSKGIGDLAGYLTRIHGVRPAILGKSERRTYFFPPLIEQYRATLPPNAKGLVFWFYEGHVLSQQELSYLVKLSQEDKGVKVVVELGRDRAIRWQPLQSA from the coding sequence ATGCTGCTGGTCGGCTCAGGCGAAAAATTTGTGCGGCAACTGGAGCAATCTGGGGCCTTGGCCATCTTTGTGACCCCGGAAGGGGGATCCGAAGGGCATTACTTACGGCGGCTGCGGGGAGCAGGCTATCAGGTGGTTACCCTCTCCAGCAAGGGCATCGGGGATCTAGCTGGTTATTTGACTCGCATCCACGGGGTGCGCCCAGCCATTCTCGGCAAGTCGGAACGGCGCACCTACTTCTTCCCTCCCTTGATTGAGCAGTATCGGGCCACCTTACCCCCAAACGCGAAGGGGTTGGTGTTCTGGTTTTATGAAGGGCATGTGCTCAGCCAGCAGGAGCTGTCTTACTTGGTGAAGCTGAGCCAGGAGGACAAGGGGGTGAAGGTTGTGGTGGAGTTGGGGCGAGATCGAGCGATTCGTTGGCAACCTTTGCAGAGCGCCTGA
- a CDS encoding QcrA and Rieske domain-containing protein, whose amino-acid sequence MLNNRRGFLQWLALGFGSVAGLWPAFTQRRSARVIAQTPEPEFVKVATVEDLADGPFKVENAFGDNTPTLWLSGDPEDPDSLLALDAACPHAGCDVNWRGENYVCPCHGSAFAADGSRTRGPANADLTAYEVKVEDGEILVAKA is encoded by the coding sequence ATGCTGAACAATCGTCGCGGTTTTTTACAGTGGCTGGCTCTCGGGTTTGGCTCAGTGGCGGGGTTGTGGCCTGCATTCACCCAACGTCGTTCTGCCCGTGTCATCGCCCAAACACCCGAGCCGGAATTTGTGAAAGTGGCAACGGTGGAAGATTTGGCGGATGGCCCCTTCAAGGTGGAAAACGCCTTTGGGGACAACACCCCTACCCTGTGGCTGAGCGGGGATCCGGAGGATCCAGACTCTTTGCTGGCCTTGGATGCGGCTTGCCCCCATGCCGGTTGTGATGTGAACTGGCGCGGTGAAAATTATGTCTGTCCCTGTCATGGTTCTGCTTTCGCTGCCGATGGTAGTCGTACCCGTGGCCCAGCCAATGCAGACCTGACGGCCTATGAAGTCAAGGTTGAGGATGGGGAAATTTTGGTGGCCAAAGCCTAA
- a CDS encoding Uma2 family endonuclease yields the protein MTAPGVRWTTRDIEALPENEGIRYELIDGELLVTRSPHHRHQHLAGRIFSLLDQWSLSTGLGEPSIMPGLIFSDSDNVCPDVVWVSYQRLPQIQDEAGHFCGAPELVVEVLSPGRVNEDRDRLAKLKLYSVQGVQEYWIVDRLAQRMEVYRRQSAQLVLVETLLAQDRLSSPLLPGFNCAVADLFVSRAC from the coding sequence ATGACAGCTCCAGGAGTACGCTGGACCACTCGGGATATCGAAGCGCTCCCAGAGAACGAAGGGATCCGCTACGAGCTCATTGACGGAGAACTACTGGTGACTCGCTCTCCTCATCATCGCCATCAGCATTTGGCTGGGCGAATTTTCTCTCTTCTCGATCAATGGTCGCTGAGCACGGGGCTAGGGGAACCCTCAATCATGCCAGGGTTGATCTTCTCAGACTCCGATAATGTCTGCCCAGATGTTGTTTGGGTGAGCTATCAGCGGTTACCTCAAATTCAAGATGAAGCAGGACATTTTTGTGGTGCCCCTGAGTTGGTAGTTGAAGTGCTATCACCCGGAAGAGTGAATGAAGACCGAGACCGTTTGGCAAAACTCAAGCTCTATTCTGTGCAGGGGGTACAAGAGTACTGGATCGTGGATCGACTGGCCCAAAGAATGGAAGTGTATCGTCGCCAGAGTGCCCAGTTGGTGTTGGTAGAAACCCTGTTGGCTCAAGATAGATTGTCTTCCCCTCTCCTGCCGGGGTTTAACTGCGCAGTGGCGGATCTTTTTGTCTCACGGGCTTGTTGA